The Doryrhamphus excisus isolate RoL2022-K1 chromosome 18, RoL_Dexc_1.0, whole genome shotgun sequence genome contains a region encoding:
- the ruvbl1 gene encoding ruvB-like 1 — protein sequence MKIEEVKSTTKTQRIASHSHVKGLGLDEAGNAKQTACGLVGQEAAREACGIIVELIRSKKMAGRAVLLAGPPGTGKTALALAIAQELGNKVPFCPMVGSEVYSSEIKKTEVLMENFRRAIGLRIKETKEVYEGEVTELTPCETENPMGGYGKTISHVIIGLKTGKGTKQLKLDPSIYESLQKERVEVGDVIYIEANSGAVKRQGRCDTFATEFDLEAEEYVPLPKGDVHKKKEIVQDVTLHDLDVANARPQGGQDILSMMGQLMKPKKTEITDKLRAEINKVVNRYIDQGVAELVPGVLFVDEVHMLDIECFTYLHRALESTIAPIVVFASNRGNCLIRGTEDISSPHGIPLDLLDRVMIIRTMLYTPQEMKQIIKIRAQTEGLGISEEALTHLAEIGAKTTLRYAVQLLTPASLLGRVQGKETVEREQVEEINELFYDAKSSAKILQDQHHKFMK from the exons ATGAAGATTGAGGAGGTGAAGAGTACCACGAAGACTCAACGGATCGCCTCTCACAGTCACGTCAAAGGACTCGGCTTAGATGAGGCCGGTAACGCTAAACAGACAGCATGTGGTTTGGTGGGACAGGAAGCTGCCAGGGAG GCATGTGGCATCATCGTTGAGCTGATCCGCTCCAAGAAGATGGCAGGAAGGGCGGTTTTACTGGCAGGACCGCCAGGCACCGGAAAG ACGGCGCTGGCGTTAGCCATAGCACAGGAGCTGGGCAACAAGGTGCCTTTCTGCCCCATGGTGGGCAGTGAGGTCTACTCGTCGGAGATCAAAAAGACAGAAGTACTGATGGAGAATTTCAGAAGAGCCATCG GGCTGCGTATCAAAGAGACCAAGGAGGTCTACGAGGGCGAGGTGACGGAGCTGACCCCCTGTGAGACGGAGAACCCCATGGGGGGCTACGGCAAGACCATCAGCCACGTCATCATCGGTCTGAAGACGGGCAAGGGCACCAAGCAGCTCAAG TTGGACCCCAGCATCTACGAGAGTCTCCAGAAGGAGCGCGTGGAGGTGGGCGACGTCATCTACATCGAAGCCAACAGCGGCGCCGTCAAG AGGCAAGGCCGCTGCGACACGTTCGCCACGGAGTTTGACCTGGAGGCTGAGGAGTACGTGCCGCTGCCCAAAGGTGACGTCCACAAGAAGAAGGAGATCGTCCAGGATGTCACGCTGCACGACCTGGACGTGGCAAACGCCCGACCACAG GGAGGCCAGGACATCCTGTCCATGATGGGCCAGCTGATGAAGCCCAAAAAGACGGAAATCACAG ACAAGCTTCGGGCGGAGATCAACAAGGTGGTGAACCGCTACATCGACCAGGGCGTGGCTGAGCTGGTGCCGGGTGTGCTGTTTGTGGACGAGGTCCACATGTTGGACATCGAGTGCTTCACCTACCTCCATCGAGCCCTGGAGAGCACCATCGCCCCCATCGTGGTGTTCGCGTCCAACCGGGGGAACTGTCTCATCAG AGGCACGGAGGACATCAGCTCTCCGCACGGCATTCCACTGGACCTGCTGGACCGCGTCATGATCATCCGCACCATGCTGTACACGCCCCAGGAGATGAAGCAG ATCATCAAGATCCGCGCTCAAACCGAGGGGCTTGGCATCAGCGAGGAAGCGCTCACCCACCTGGCGGAGATCGGCGCCAAGACCACCCTCAG GTATGCCGTCCAGCTGCTGACCCCGGCCAGCCTGCTGGGTCGTGTTCAGGGCAAAGAGACGGTGGAGCGAGAGCAGGTCGAGGAGATCAACGAGCTCTTCTATGACGCCAAGTCCTCCGCTAAAATCCTCCAAGATCAGCATCACAAATTTATGAAATGA
- the mustn1a gene encoding musculoskeletal embryonic nuclear protein 1a gives MSQEKGREARGGGEGEEEEGQRPAVRQEDLDQAKKNLGSGGPKKSKTLQVMDEYEKSGKVAPSVFSGARSGGETALNTRSSPPARK, from the exons ATGTCTCAG GAGAAGGGAAGGGAAgcccgaggaggaggagaaggagaagaggaagaggggcaGCGTCCTGCGGTCAGACAGGAGGACCTGGACCAGGCAAAGAAGAACCTTGGCAGCGGAGGACCAAAGAAGAGTAAGACGCTGCAGGTCATGGATGAGTACG AGAAAAGCGGGAAAGTTGCTCCATCCGTCTTCAGCGGCGCGAGGTCAGGAGGAGAAACGGCTTTGAACACGCGCTCATCCCCACCCGCCAGGAAGTAG
- the rft1 gene encoding protein RFT1 homolog has product MNSQDVLKKASTLASYNVLLQVMFRVLTFLLNAFTLRFVSKELIGVVNVRLTLLYSTLVFLSREAFRRACLSGDTGGKHNWRQLVTLLWMTLPLGVIWGVLLACVWLWFLEVPDPQTVPFYGPSVVLFALAGVQELLAEPLWVLAQAHMMLRLKVVAESLAMLAKCSLTVVLVVSAREWGLYIFSTAHLVYTGVLVLCYAGYFLRFLGSEEATKRDFPLRSVGDLLPHRANGEPLVDGSVARLTWSFFKQSFLKQILTEGERYVMTFLNVLSFGEQGVYDVVNNLGSTVARFVFLPIEESFYIFFAKVLQRGRPVQSQRKEDVAMAAEVLECLLKLVLVVGLVIAVFGHAYSALALDIYGGSLLSSGAGPGLLRCYSCYVLLLAVNGVSECFVFAAMSQEEVDKYNVVMLALSASFLLLSYMLTWWAGGVGFILANCLNMALRISHSVLYIHRYFLSSPWKPLRGLLPSPPLCVALAASAVVTVVSEGVFCCASGWLLRVVHVGVGALCLAFVLLAVLLTERRLVAFVRTQLLPQYGKKHT; this is encoded by the exons ATGAACTCTCAGGACGTACTGAAGAAAGCGTCCACTCTGGCGTCGTACAATGTCTTGCTACAG GTGATGTTCCGTGTGCTCACCTTCCTGTTGAACGCCTTCACTCTTCGCTTTGTTTCCAAAGAATTGATCGGGGTGGTGAACGTCAG GCTGACCCTCCTCTACTCCACCCTGGTGTTTTTATCCAGAGAAGCTTTCAGGAGAGCGTGTCTGAGTGGCGATACGGGGGGGAAGCACAACTGGAGACAGCTGGTCACCCTGCTATGGATGAC GTTGCCTCTTGGTGTCATCTGGGGAGTGCTGCTGGCTTGCGTGTGGCTCTGGTTCCTGGAGGTCCCGGATCCTCAAACGGTTCCTTTCTACGGCCCCTCCGTGGTGTTGTTCGCCCTCGCGGGGGTCCAGGAGCTCCTGGCCGAGCCCCTGTGGGTGCTGGCCCAGGCCCACATGATGCTTCGACTCAAGGTGGTGGCAGAAAGCTTGGCCATGCTGGCCAAGTGCAGCCTCacggtggtgctggtggtgtcGGCTCGGGAGTGGGGGCTTTACATCTTCTCCACTGCTCAC CTGGTGTACACGGGAGTGCTGGTGCTCTGCTACGCCGGATACTTTCTTCGCTTTTTGGGGTCTGAAGAGGCCACCAAGAGGGATTTTCCTCTACGCAGTGTTGGAGATCTGCTTCCCCACAGAGCCAATGGAGAG CCGCTGGTGGATGGAAGCGTGGCCCGGCTCACCTGGAGCTTCTTCAAGCAATCCTTCCTCAAGCAGATCCTGACGGAAGGCGAGCGCTACGTCATGACCTTCCTGAACGTCCTGAGCTTCGGGGAGCAGGGCGTCTACGACGTGGTCAACAATCTGGGCTCCACGGTGGCCCGCTTCGTCTTCCTGCCCATCGAGGAAAGCTTCTACATCTTCTTTGCCAAAGTTCTGCAGCGAGGGCGCCCTGTCCAAAGTCAGAGAAAG GAAGATGTTGCCATGGCGGCAGAGGTGCTGGAATGTCTACTGAAGCTGGTGCTGGTGGTTGGACTCGTCATCGCAGTGTTTGGACACGCCTACTCTGCCCTGGCGCTGGACATCTACGGTGGCTCGCTGCTGAGTAGCGGAGCAG GTCCTGGTCTGCTGCGATGCTACAGCTGCTACGTCCTCCTGCTGGCTGTGAACGGCGTGAGCGAGTGTTTTGTGTTCGCCGCCATGAGCCAGGAAGAGGTGGACAA GTATAACGTGGTGATGCTGGCGCTGTCTGCGTCGTTCCTGTTGCTGTCCTACATGCTGACGTGGTGGGCGGGGGGGGTGGGCTTCATACTGGCCAACTGCCTCAACATGGCCCTGCGCATCTCGCACAGCGTCCTGTACATCCACCGCTACTTCCTGTCCAGTCCGTGGAAACCCCTGCGAGGCCTGCTGCCCTCGCCGCCGCTGTGCGTGGCGCTCGCCGCCAGCGCGGTGGTCACGGTCGTTAGTGAG GGCGTCTTCTGCTGTGCCAGCGGGTGGCTCCTCAGGGTGGTCCACGTCGGCGTGGGGGCGCTATGCCTCGCTTTTGTGCTTTTAGCCGTTCTTCTTACAGAAAGGCGACTTGTGGCATTTGTGAGGACGCAGCTTTTACCCCAGTATGGGAAAAAACACACGTAG